A window of the Deltaproteobacteria bacterium HGW-Deltaproteobacteria-18 genome harbors these coding sequences:
- a CDS encoding chemotaxis protein — protein MKNIKLGTKLIGGFTLTALIALVIGLVSILTMRDLSGEIESMGTKSLPSVELLLRVKGGIADLTTNLRSLLSTELTVQDRKEIPAQINIVREEYRKSAESYAALPHSEEETVLWRDIQSSISNLDTTNNKVLGLNGHLVLLDIMKPDELMGRLQQFRGDHYSLMTNVGRLLATGEHFDGGTDHHACNYGQWAGGLATTNTKMKSTLETVYPVHQSFHQTIAKIKELAAAGRNEEALDLYKKLLPIATEVFKHFGDMRGQAQEAQETFQGMGQLLMVESRADQAKLDQTMLQAVDLTTRNSAQAATAAGQAATQAITVTSVGVVLGVIIALTLGIVLTRSITGPVYKGVDFAKKIAQGDLTAEVDVHQKDELGILAQALRDMVAKLREIVGEVQSASDNVASGSEELSASSEQLSQGATEQAASVEEVSSSMEEMGTNIRQNSENASQTEKIALKAAKDAEAGGKAVNQAVGAMKNIAEKISIVEEIARQTNLLALNAAIEAARAGEHGKGFAVVAAEVRKLAERSGTAAAEISELSSSTVSVADQAGQMLTKLVPDIQRTAELVQEISAASNEQNAGAEQINKALQQLDQIIQQNASASEEMASTSEELSSQAEQLQSSISYFHLGATTARVTRQSIHRGSPVRRAPKSLPAKKGSSGLALDMGRDDEDDEFERF, from the coding sequence GTGAAAAACATCAAACTCGGCACCAAACTCATCGGCGGATTCACCCTTACTGCCCTCATCGCCCTTGTCATAGGTCTGGTCAGCATACTGACCATGCGTGACCTGTCCGGGGAAATCGAGTCCATGGGAACAAAGTCCCTCCCGTCGGTAGAACTCCTGTTGCGCGTCAAGGGAGGTATCGCGGATCTGACAACGAACCTGCGCAGCCTGCTCAGCACGGAACTGACCGTCCAGGACCGCAAGGAGATTCCGGCACAGATAAACATTGTGCGCGAAGAATACCGCAAGTCTGCGGAGTCCTATGCCGCCTTGCCGCACAGCGAGGAAGAGACGGTTTTGTGGCGGGACATCCAGTCCAGCATTTCCAATCTGGACACAACCAACAACAAGGTTCTCGGCCTCAACGGCCATCTCGTCCTGCTTGACATCATGAAGCCCGATGAACTCATGGGCAGACTTCAGCAATTTCGCGGCGACCACTACAGCCTCATGACCAATGTCGGGAGACTTCTGGCCACCGGTGAACATTTCGATGGAGGAACGGATCATCATGCCTGCAATTACGGTCAGTGGGCTGGAGGGCTGGCAACCACGAATACTAAAATGAAAAGCACCCTGGAAACCGTGTATCCCGTGCACCAGTCGTTCCATCAGACCATCGCCAAGATCAAGGAGCTTGCTGCCGCAGGGCGAAACGAAGAGGCACTGGATCTTTACAAAAAGCTTCTGCCAATCGCGACGGAAGTGTTCAAGCATTTCGGCGATATGCGCGGCCAGGCTCAGGAGGCTCAAGAAACCTTCCAGGGAATGGGCCAGCTGCTGATGGTTGAATCAAGGGCGGACCAGGCGAAGCTCGATCAAACCATGCTCCAGGCCGTGGACCTGACCACCCGCAACAGCGCGCAGGCCGCCACCGCTGCCGGGCAAGCGGCGACACAGGCCATAACCGTGACCAGCGTCGGCGTTGTACTGGGCGTCATCATCGCTCTGACCCTGGGTATCGTCCTGACCAGATCCATCACCGGACCAGTGTACAAAGGCGTGGATTTCGCCAAGAAGATCGCCCAAGGAGACCTGACCGCCGAAGTGGACGTGCACCAGAAGGACGAACTGGGCATCCTGGCCCAGGCCCTGCGCGACATGGTCGCGAAACTGCGCGAGATCGTCGGCGAGGTGCAGTCGGCATCGGACAACGTGGCCTCGGGCTCCGAGGAACTGAGCGCTTCCTCCGAGCAACTCTCCCAGGGTGCCACCGAGCAGGCGGCCTCCGTTGAAGAGGTATCATCGAGCATGGAAGAGATGGGCACCAACATCCGCCAGAATTCCGAAAACGCCAGCCAGACCGAAAAGATCGCGCTCAAGGCCGCCAAGGACGCAGAGGCCGGGGGCAAGGCCGTGAACCAGGCCGTAGGCGCCATGAAGAACATCGCCGAGAAGATCTCCATCGTCGAAGAGATCGCACGCCAGACCAACCTGCTGGCCCTCAACGCCGCCATCGAGGCTGCCCGCGCAGGCGAGCACGGCAAAGGCTTTGCGGTGGTCGCAGCCGAAGTGCGCAAGCTGGCCGAACGCAGCGGCACAGCTGCGGCCGAAATAAGCGAACTCTCCTCCTCCACCGTGAGCGTGGCCGACCAGGCCGGCCAGATGTTGACCAAGCTGGTTCCGGATATCCAGCGCACGGCAGAACTGGTGCAGGAAATCTCCGCCGCATCGAACGAACAGAACGCGGGCGCGGAGCAGATAAACAAGGCTCTGCAGCAGCTTGATCAGATCATCCAGCAGAACGCCTCCGCCTCTGAGGAAATGGCTTCCACCTCCGAGGAACTGTCCAGCCAGGCCGAACAGCTGCAGTCGTCCATCTCCTACTTTCATCTGGGCGCGACCACGGCCCGCGTCACCCGCCAGTCGATTCACAGAGGCAGCCCTGTCCGCAGGGCGCCAAAGTCCCTGCCCGCCAAGAAAGGGTCGTCCGGCCTGGCCCTTGATATGGGGCGCGACGACGAAGACGACGAATTCGAAAGATTCTAA
- a CDS encoding hydroxylamine reductase — protein sequence MFCFQCQETAKNTGCTVKGMCGKPEETANLQDLLIFVLRGIAVYGERLKELGQADRSNDDFVLQALFATITNANWDDSRFVALIQDALARRDKLKNAFLAAYKARHGQDFADPLPEAATWKGDSAGFAEKARSVGILATENEDVRSLRELLIIGLKGIAAYAEHAAVLGFRKSEIDDFMLEALASTTKNLSVDEMVALVLKAGNMAVTTMALLDEANTTTYGNPEITTVNIGVGKNPGILISGHDLKDMEELLKQTEGMGVDVYTHGEMLPANYYPAFKKFSHFIGNYGGSWWEQNTEFESFNGPILLTTNCLVPLKKDNTYLDRLYTTGVVGYEGATHIPERPEGGAKNFSAMIAQARKCPPPTEIETGTIVGGFAHHQVLALADKVVEAVKSGAIKRFVVMAGCDGRQKSRGYYTEVAQNLPKDTIILTAGCAKFRYNKLDLGDIGGIPRVLDAGQCNDSYSLAVIALKLKEVFGLDDINDLPVSYDIAWYEQKAVAVLLALLALGVKGIRLGPTLPGFLSPAVANVLVENFDIKPIGTVQDDIAAMMAGK from the coding sequence ATGTTTTGCTTCCAGTGTCAGGAAACGGCCAAGAATACGGGCTGCACGGTCAAGGGCATGTGCGGCAAACCGGAAGAAACCGCCAATCTGCAGGATCTGCTCATTTTCGTGTTGCGCGGCATTGCCGTTTATGGCGAAAGGCTCAAGGAACTGGGCCAGGCGGACCGCTCCAATGACGATTTCGTACTGCAGGCGCTTTTCGCCACCATCACCAACGCCAACTGGGACGACTCCCGGTTCGTGGCTTTGATCCAGGACGCCCTGGCTCGGCGCGACAAGCTGAAAAATGCATTCCTGGCCGCGTACAAGGCCAGACACGGCCAGGACTTCGCCGATCCGCTGCCCGAAGCCGCGACCTGGAAAGGAGACTCTGCCGGTTTTGCCGAAAAGGCCAGGAGCGTGGGCATCCTGGCCACGGAAAACGAGGACGTGCGCTCCCTGCGCGAGCTGCTGATCATCGGCCTCAAAGGCATTGCCGCCTATGCCGAACATGCGGCGGTGCTGGGCTTTCGCAAGTCCGAGATCGATGATTTCATGCTCGAAGCCCTGGCCTCCACCACCAAGAACCTGTCCGTGGACGAGATGGTCGCCCTGGTCCTGAAGGCCGGGAACATGGCGGTGACCACCATGGCCCTCCTGGACGAGGCCAACACCACGACCTACGGCAATCCCGAGATCACCACGGTCAACATCGGCGTGGGCAAGAACCCAGGCATTCTGATCAGCGGCCATGACTTGAAGGACATGGAAGAGCTCCTGAAGCAGACCGAGGGCATGGGCGTGGACGTCTACACCCACGGCGAGATGCTCCCGGCCAACTACTATCCGGCCTTCAAGAAGTTCAGCCACTTCATCGGCAACTACGGCGGCTCCTGGTGGGAGCAGAACACCGAATTCGAATCCTTTAACGGCCCCATTCTGCTGACCACCAACTGCCTGGTGCCGCTCAAGAAAGACAACACCTATCTCGATCGGCTCTATACCACTGGCGTGGTCGGTTACGAAGGCGCAACGCACATCCCCGAGCGTCCGGAGGGCGGAGCCAAGAACTTTTCGGCCATGATCGCCCAGGCCAGGAAGTGCCCGCCGCCCACGGAGATCGAGACCGGCACCATCGTCGGCGGCTTTGCGCACCATCAGGTCCTGGCCCTGGCCGACAAGGTGGTTGAAGCCGTGAAATCCGGGGCCATCAAACGGTTCGTGGTCATGGCCGGTTGCGACGGACGGCAGAAGTCGCGCGGCTATTACACCGAGGTGGCCCAGAATCTGCCGAAGGATACCATCATCCTGACGGCGGGTTGCGCCAAGTTTCGCTATAACAAGCTGGACCTGGGCGACATCGGCGGTATCCCGCGCGTGCTCGATGCCGGACAATGCAACGATTCTTATTCCCTGGCCGTCATCGCGCTGAAGCTCAAAGAGGTTTTCGGCCTCGACGACATCAACGACCTGCCCGTGTCCTACGACATTGCCTGGTACGAGCAGAAGGCCGTGGCCGTGCTGCTGGCCCTCCTGGCCCTGGGCGTGAAGGGCATCCGTCTCGGGCCCACACTGCCGGGCTTTCTGTCACCTGCCGTTGCCAACGTGCTGGTGGAGAACTTCGACATCAAGCCCATCGGCACGGTGCAGGACGACATCGCCGCCATGATGGCCGGGAAGTAG
- a CDS encoding MBL fold hydrolase, with translation MHTKKITDGVFWMGAVDWDRRLFDSLVPLPDGTTYNAYLVEGSEKTALIDAVDPDMVDVLLGHLEGVEKLDYVISQHAEQDHSGTIALVLDLYPEAKVVTNAKAKSMLMDLLLIPEEKFIVVGDGETLSLGDKTLTFILTPWVHWPETMSTYLAEDKILFSCDFFGSHIATSDLFVRDQGRVHEAAKRYFGEIMMPYRSIIAKNLEKLSPHDIRMIAPSHGQIYDSPGWIVDAYRDWVSGAAHNLVAFAFVSMHGSTRLMVDHLTAALSEREVRVELFNLAVTDIGKLAMSLVDAGTIVLGTPTVLAGPHPLAAYAAFLANALRPKARYLSIIGSYGWGGKTVETLAGMIPNLKVEVLEPVLCKGLPKDDTFGALDRLADAIAARHRESGFQD, from the coding sequence ATGCATACGAAAAAAATTACTGACGGTGTTTTCTGGATGGGCGCCGTGGATTGGGACAGGCGGCTTTTTGATTCCCTGGTTCCGCTCCCCGATGGGACAACCTATAACGCCTACCTCGTGGAAGGCAGCGAGAAGACCGCGCTCATCGATGCCGTTGATCCGGACATGGTCGATGTCCTGCTCGGGCATCTGGAGGGCGTGGAAAAGCTCGACTATGTCATTTCCCAGCATGCCGAGCAGGATCATTCCGGGACCATCGCCCTGGTGCTGGACCTCTACCCGGAAGCCAAGGTCGTCACCAACGCCAAGGCCAAGTCCATGCTCATGGACCTTTTGCTCATCCCCGAGGAGAAATTCATCGTTGTCGGCGATGGCGAAACCCTCTCCCTTGGCGACAAGACGCTGACCTTCATTCTCACGCCCTGGGTGCACTGGCCGGAAACCATGTCCACCTATCTGGCCGAAGACAAGATTCTGTTCAGTTGCGATTTTTTCGGCTCGCACATCGCAACCAGCGACCTCTTCGTGCGTGACCAGGGCCGGGTGCATGAAGCAGCCAAACGGTATTTCGGGGAGATCATGATGCCTTATCGGAGCATCATCGCCAAAAACCTGGAAAAACTGAGTCCCCATGACATCCGCATGATCGCCCCCAGCCACGGCCAGATCTACGACAGTCCCGGCTGGATCGTTGACGCCTACAGGGACTGGGTTTCGGGCGCGGCGCACAATCTGGTGGCCTTTGCCTTTGTCTCCATGCACGGCAGCACGCGGCTCATGGTCGACCATCTGACGGCGGCCCTGTCCGAACGCGAGGTGCGGGTGGAGCTCTTCAACCTGGCAGTGACCGATATCGGCAAGCTGGCCATGTCCCTGGTCGATGCTGGCACCATAGTGCTCGGAACTCCCACGGTGCTTGCCGGGCCGCACCCTCTGGCCGCCTACGCCGCGTTCCTGGCCAACGCCTTGCGGCCCAAGGCCAGATATCTGTCCATAATCGGCTCATACGGGTGGGGCGGCAAGACCGTGGAAACCTTGGCCGGCATGATACCCAACCTGAAGGTCGAGGTGCTTGAGCCTGTGCTGTGCAAGGGTTTGCCCAAGGACGACACATTCGGCGCCTTGGACCGCCTGGCGGACGCCATTGCCGCCAGACATCGGGAGAGTGGCTTTCAAGATTGA
- a CDS encoding 3-hydroxyacyl-ACP dehydratase yields the protein MTQEAYREMWENLNLDIAAHDGLLGVLGKFYGDIYMSQQGRLKGMEYLDFVLSEVHGLRIKELQDAKAQGRKIIGTFCVFVPEELALALDAVQVGLCAGADSGKEAAETLVPRNTCALIKSFIGFKLARLCPYTESCDLIVGETTCDGKKKAYEAFAEHAPMYVMEVPQTKSPAARALWKEEMLRYMAKLEDLTGKKVTAEKLAEAIKTVNARRRALQRLNRLRASVPAPISGRDVLLINQVSFYDDPVRFTASINTLCDQLEERIKAGEGVAPKDAPRLMLSGCPMAVPNWKLPYVIESSGAVIVGEESCIGTRNTRDLVDESAGTLEEMLDALADRYMKIDCACFTPNDERLENVEAMASDLKVDGVIQYALMFCQPYAHEGIKVEKRLTAASIPSMSLETDYSMEDVEQLKTRVEAFLETVK from the coding sequence ATGACGCAGGAAGCTTATCGTGAAATGTGGGAAAATCTGAATCTGGATATCGCGGCCCATGACGGGCTTTTGGGCGTACTCGGCAAATTTTACGGCGACATCTACATGAGCCAGCAGGGTCGGCTCAAAGGGATGGAGTATCTCGATTTTGTTCTCTCGGAAGTGCACGGGCTGCGCATCAAGGAACTGCAGGACGCCAAGGCCCAGGGACGCAAGATCATCGGGACGTTCTGCGTTTTCGTGCCCGAGGAACTGGCCCTGGCCCTGGACGCCGTGCAGGTCGGCCTGTGCGCCGGAGCCGACTCGGGCAAGGAAGCGGCCGAAACCCTGGTGCCGCGCAACACCTGCGCGCTGATCAAGTCCTTCATCGGGTTCAAGCTGGCCAGGCTGTGTCCCTACACCGAGTCCTGCGACCTGATCGTCGGGGAAACCACCTGTGACGGCAAGAAAAAGGCCTACGAGGCCTTTGCCGAGCACGCGCCCATGTACGTCATGGAAGTGCCCCAGACCAAGTCCCCTGCCGCCCGCGCCCTGTGGAAAGAGGAAATGCTGCGCTACATGGCCAAACTTGAGGATCTGACCGGCAAGAAAGTCACCGCCGAAAAACTGGCCGAAGCCATCAAGACCGTCAACGCCCGCCGCCGCGCCCTACAGCGCCTGAACAGGCTGCGCGCGAGCGTGCCCGCGCCCATCTCCGGCCGCGATGTGCTGCTCATCAACCAGGTCAGCTTCTACGATGATCCGGTCCGCTTCACCGCATCCATAAACACCCTGTGCGACCAGCTCGAAGAGCGCATCAAGGCCGGAGAAGGCGTGGCACCCAAGGACGCCCCCCGGCTCATGCTCTCGGGCTGTCCCATGGCCGTGCCCAACTGGAAACTGCCCTACGTCATCGAAAGCTCCGGAGCGGTCATCGTCGGCGAGGAATCGTGCATCGGCACCCGCAACACCCGCGATCTGGTCGATGAGTCCGCCGGGACCCTGGAGGAAATGCTCGACGCCCTGGCCGACCGCTACATGAAAATCGACTGCGCCTGTTTCACGCCCAATGACGAGCGTCTGGAAAACGTCGAAGCCATGGCCTCGGACCTCAAAGTCGACGGGGTCATCCAGTACGCCCTCATGTTCTGCCAGCCCTACGCCCATGAAGGCATCAAGGTGGAAAAGCGGCTGACTGCGGCCAGCATCCCGAGCATGTCTTTGGAGACGGATTATTCCATGGAAGACGTGGAACAGCTCAAGACCCGCGTCGAGGCCTTCCTGGAAACCGTGAAATGA
- a CDS encoding 3-hydroxyacyl-ACP dehydratase: MTVLGIDIGSRSIEIVAMAQGKVVEKRQAPTTFNPVAQLLALLDGLHARRAVATGYGRKLVQDLDLNFPVETITEIKAHGLGAHHLFPQGRTVLDIGGQDTKALSLLPSGRVGKFEMNDRCAAGTGKFLEYTAQIFQIPVQEFGAYALGGDKPPIINSMCTVFAETEATSLMAQGVRPENIALGLHLSIARRTANMLSRVGLTLPLIFVGGVAHNPCMRQLLSEQAGAVIGETLFIPEEPDMTGALGAALWAETLDSD; encoded by the coding sequence ATGACGGTCCTGGGCATCGACATCGGCTCCCGTTCTATTGAAATCGTGGCCATGGCTCAGGGCAAGGTGGTGGAAAAGCGGCAGGCTCCCACCACCTTCAACCCGGTGGCGCAGCTGCTGGCGCTCCTTGACGGCCTTCATGCCAGGCGGGCCGTGGCCACGGGCTACGGCCGCAAGCTGGTGCAGGACCTGGACCTGAACTTTCCGGTCGAGACCATCACCGAAATAAAGGCCCACGGGCTGGGCGCGCACCATCTGTTCCCCCAGGGCCGGACCGTGCTCGACATCGGCGGCCAGGACACCAAGGCCCTGTCCCTTTTGCCCAGCGGCCGGGTCGGCAAGTTCGAAATGAATGATCGCTGTGCGGCGGGGACGGGGAAATTCCTGGAATACACGGCCCAGATCTTCCAGATCCCGGTCCAGGAATTCGGAGCCTATGCCCTCGGCGGCGACAAACCTCCCATCATCAACTCCATGTGCACGGTCTTCGCCGAGACCGAGGCCACATCCCTCATGGCCCAGGGCGTGCGCCCCGAGAACATCGCCCTTGGCCTGCACCTCTCCATCGCCCGGCGCACGGCCAACATGCTGAGCCGCGTGGGCCTCACCCTGCCGCTCATCTTTGTCGGCGGCGTGGCCCACAACCCGTGCATGCGCCAGCTGCTCTCCGAACAGGCCGGCGCCGTCATAGGCGAAACCCTGTTCATCCCGGAAGAACCGGACATGACCGGGGCTCTGGGCGCGGCGCTGTGGGCCGAAACATTGGATTCAGACTGA
- a CDS encoding chemotaxis protein CheW → MSDNTTLQYLTFALGEEVFALETGCVREVIELVPVTRIPKTPPFMRGVINLRGHAVPVVDLRIKFDMPTTEDTVNTCIIIVDVEVEGENSHMGAIVDSVREVFEMTNDQINPPPRMGTSVRADFIRGMGKQNEAFIMILDIGKVFSQEELARVLESEDADS, encoded by the coding sequence ATGAGTGACAACACCACCCTGCAGTACCTTACCTTCGCCCTTGGCGAGGAGGTCTTTGCCCTGGAGACGGGCTGTGTGCGCGAGGTCATCGAACTCGTGCCGGTGACCCGCATCCCCAAGACCCCGCCCTTCATGCGCGGTGTCATCAACCTGCGAGGCCACGCCGTGCCCGTGGTCGATCTGCGCATCAAATTCGACATGCCAACGACCGAGGACACGGTGAACACCTGCATCATCATCGTGGACGTGGAAGTCGAGGGCGAAAACAGCCATATGGGCGCGATAGTCGATTCCGTGCGTGAAGTCTTTGAAATGACAAACGACCAGATCAACCCGCCGCCGCGCATGGGCACGTCCGTCAGGGCGGACTTCATCCGGGGCATGGGCAAGCAGAACGAGGCGTTCATCATGATCCTCGACATCGGCAAGGTCTTCTCCCAGGAGGAACTGGCGCGCGTGCTTGAAAGCGAAGACGCCGATTCCTGA